A single region of the Chitinophaga niabensis genome encodes:
- a CDS encoding SDR family NAD(P)-dependent oxidoreductase, with amino-acid sequence MEQQKVWYVTGASQGFGLILVKKLLAAGQKVAGTSRKLDALKSAVGEHENFLPIQSDVADEASVQQSVQQTIQTLGGIDVVVNNAGYGLIGSLEELSDKEVRSNFDVNVFGVLNVIRHVMPHFREKNSGFIFNISSIAGFTGNFPGFGSYCATKFALDGLTESLAAEVKAFGVKVVIVGPGYFRTNFLASTSLAVPANPIDAYKDVRESQAQHQHGINGQQAGDPEKGIDVLIEVSKAENPPLHLFLGPDAYQFAKLKIGALEDDMNTWQELATSTNFN; translated from the coding sequence ATGGAACAACAAAAAGTATGGTATGTTACAGGCGCCTCACAAGGATTTGGCCTGATACTCGTAAAAAAATTACTCGCCGCCGGTCAGAAAGTTGCTGGTACTTCCCGTAAACTGGATGCCCTGAAAAGTGCCGTAGGTGAGCATGAAAACTTTCTGCCTATTCAGTCTGACGTTGCTGATGAAGCCAGCGTACAGCAATCCGTTCAGCAAACGATCCAAACATTAGGAGGTATAGATGTAGTAGTGAACAATGCAGGTTATGGCCTGATAGGCAGCCTGGAAGAATTATCAGACAAAGAAGTGCGCAGCAACTTTGATGTGAATGTATTTGGTGTATTAAATGTGATCCGCCACGTGATGCCGCACTTCCGCGAAAAGAACAGCGGTTTTATCTTCAACATCTCTTCCATCGCTGGTTTTACTGGTAACTTCCCCGGCTTCGGCAGTTATTGCGCTACCAAATTTGCACTGGATGGTTTAACGGAATCACTGGCAGCAGAGGTAAAAGCATTTGGCGTAAAAGTGGTGATCGTTGGCCCTGGTTACTTCCGCACTAACTTCCTCGCATCCACTTCCCTGGCAGTACCGGCTAACCCGATAGATGCTTATAAGGATGTACGGGAATCACAGGCACAACACCAGCATGGTATCAATGGCCAGCAGGCGGGTGATCCGGAAAAAGGCATCGATGTGCTGATCGAAGTGAGCAAAGCAGAAAATCCGCCCCTGCATTTATTCCTCGGCCCTGATGCCTACCAGTTTGCTAAACTGAAGATCGGCGCACTGGAAGATGATATGAACACCTGGCAGGAACTGGCTACTTCAACGAACTTTAACTGA
- a CDS encoding helix-turn-helix domain-containing protein: MEKIQSLEEFYRAKELRMPANLGRENGHFNVFNSEEFLGHHARQLPYSRKDFYKIALVSGRNRYYYADKTMDVETHGLFFANPQVPYQCEPLSEEQSGLFCIFTEAFFHQFTTMKLQEYPIFKPGGQPIVYLPDAQVGPVREIFEKMLAEMASDYQYKLDLCRNYVMELIHMGLKMQPIEVSPSHSNASTRISSLFTDLLERQFPIESPVQQVNFRSATDFASQLSVHVNHLNKALKDTTGKSTSELIAERIVQEAKALLMHTDWNVSEIGYCLGFQEPAHFNNFFKKKTQLTPRSFRSV; this comes from the coding sequence ATGGAAAAGATACAGTCACTGGAAGAATTTTATCGTGCCAAGGAGTTGAGGATGCCTGCTAATCTTGGAAGGGAGAACGGGCATTTCAATGTGTTCAATTCGGAAGAGTTCCTGGGCCATCATGCCAGGCAGCTTCCATACAGCCGTAAGGATTTTTACAAAATAGCCCTGGTCAGTGGCCGGAACCGTTACTATTACGCAGATAAGACCATGGACGTGGAAACACACGGCCTCTTTTTTGCCAACCCACAGGTACCCTATCAATGTGAACCCTTGTCTGAAGAGCAGTCCGGTTTATTCTGCATTTTTACGGAGGCCTTCTTTCACCAGTTCACCACCATGAAACTTCAGGAATACCCCATCTTCAAACCCGGTGGCCAGCCCATTGTATATTTACCCGATGCGCAGGTAGGCCCCGTTAGAGAGATCTTTGAAAAGATGCTGGCCGAAATGGCCTCCGACTATCAATATAAACTGGACCTCTGCCGGAATTATGTAATGGAGTTGATCCACATGGGATTGAAAATGCAGCCTATTGAGGTGTCTCCTTCCCATTCCAATGCATCCACCCGGATCTCTTCCCTGTTTACAGACCTCCTGGAAAGACAGTTCCCGATAGAATCCCCGGTGCAACAGGTAAATTTCCGCTCTGCGACTGACTTTGCATCCCAGCTCTCCGTTCACGTGAACCATTTAAACAAGGCCCTGAAAGACACTACCGGCAAATCCACTTCCGAACTCATAGCAGAAAGGATCGTTCAGGAAGCCAAGGCCTTATTAATGCATACAGACTGGAATGTATCTGAGATCGGTTACTGCCTGGGATTCCAGGAACCTGCCCACTTTAACAACTTTTTCAAGAAAAAGACCCAGCTTACCCCGCGCTCTTTCCGCAGCGTTTGA
- a CDS encoding RNA polymerase sigma factor, translated as MEDITALYRDTFPDVARVIKQLGGDLEMAKDLFHDAMIIYMEKAPSEIRVSAKAYLIGITRILWMKQQKLRVREQAIFLEDFHVPEAEQPLFDYLRAAGEKCMQLLQAFYYEQMDLREMADTFHYSNVRSVTVQKHKCLQKVRATVKNAMLYEGALN; from the coding sequence ATGGAAGACATTACAGCATTATACAGGGATACCTTCCCGGATGTAGCGAGGGTAATAAAGCAACTGGGAGGAGACCTTGAAATGGCCAAAGACCTGTTCCATGACGCCATGATCATTTACATGGAGAAAGCACCTTCGGAGATCAGGGTATCTGCCAAAGCATACCTGATCGGCATTACCCGCATCCTCTGGATGAAGCAGCAGAAACTGAGGGTCCGGGAGCAGGCCATCTTTTTAGAAGATTTTCATGTGCCGGAAGCAGAGCAACCGCTGTTTGACTATTTACGCGCAGCCGGTGAAAAGTGCATGCAGCTCTTACAGGCATTCTATTACGAGCAAATGGACCTCCGGGAAATGGCGGATACTTTTCACTATAGCAATGTTCGTTCCGTAACCGTGCAGAAACATAAGTGCCTGCAGAAAGTTCGTGCCACCGTTAAAAATGCCATGCTTTATGAAGGAGCGCTTAACTGA
- a CDS encoding ClpP family protease, producing the protein MTIIPTVIDGATRGAYDIYSLLLKERIIFLGTAIDEHVANLIVAQLLYLDSENHYPIRLYINCPGGGVYAGLAIYDTMKMCKSPIATVSVGFTGSMGTFLLSSGTKGQRYALSHATVHMHPSGGGARGYTEDVRIAYQEQERLQNQIFYLMGRSSNHEREEIEEMFRRDKFMNAVEAKEYGLVDEVLGDVSDLPLRLN; encoded by the coding sequence ATGACCATTATACCAACAGTAATTGACGGCGCCACGCGTGGCGCGTATGATATTTACAGCCTGCTCCTCAAGGAAAGGATCATTTTCCTGGGCACTGCTATTGATGAACATGTAGCCAACCTGATAGTGGCCCAATTGCTTTACCTCGATAGTGAAAATCATTATCCGATCCGCTTGTATATTAATTGCCCTGGTGGCGGGGTGTATGCCGGATTAGCCATCTACGATACCATGAAAATGTGTAAGTCTCCCATCGCTACGGTTTCTGTTGGGTTTACCGGGAGTATGGGCACATTTTTACTGAGCAGTGGTACAAAAGGACAACGGTACGCACTTTCACATGCCACAGTACATATGCATCCTTCAGGTGGTGGAGCCAGAGGGTATACGGAAGATGTGCGCATTGCTTACCAGGAGCAGGAGCGTTTGCAGAACCAGATCTTTTACCTGATGGGGCGTAGTTCCAATCATGAAAGGGAAGAAATTGAAGAGATGTTTCGCAGGGATAAGTTTATGAATGCAGTGGAGGCGAAGGAATATGGGTTGGTAGATGAAGTGTTGGGGGATGTGAGTGATCTGCCTTTACGTTTGAACTAA
- a CDS encoding YheT family hydrolase, which produces MPVLKAPDYKAPILLRNRHLLTIFPSLFRKIKPANYTRTRISTQDNDFLDLDFSKVGSDQLVVILHGLEGNSQRQYITGMVHIFNEGGYDTVSMNFRGCSGESNKALRFYHSGETGDLQTVIEHLEASGNYKRIHLVGFSLGGNVTLKYVGERGEAIPPIIRSVVAISVPCDLKDSSIELEKRHNFIYMKRFIRSLGLKLETKAKQYPNEISLDNFGVIKNFKQFDDRYTAPMHGFKDAEEYWARNSSKQFLENIRIPTLLINALDDPFLGKGSFPYKEAGNNPYLYLETPETGGHVGFVTFTGKHYWSERRAFQFIHDHP; this is translated from the coding sequence ATGCCGGTTTTAAAAGCACCAGATTACAAGGCGCCCATCCTGTTAAGGAACCGCCACCTGCTCACGATCTTTCCTTCCCTTTTCAGAAAGATCAAACCGGCTAATTATACCCGTACCCGTATCTCCACGCAGGATAACGATTTCCTGGACCTTGATTTCAGCAAAGTGGGCAGCGATCAGCTGGTAGTGATCCTTCACGGCCTGGAAGGTAATTCCCAACGGCAATACATCACGGGCATGGTACATATCTTCAATGAAGGAGGATATGATACGGTGTCTATGAACTTCAGGGGCTGCAGCGGAGAAAGTAATAAGGCCCTGCGTTTTTATCACAGTGGCGAAACCGGCGATCTTCAAACAGTCATAGAACACCTGGAAGCCTCCGGCAATTACAAACGCATTCACCTCGTAGGCTTTTCCCTGGGCGGAAATGTAACACTCAAGTATGTGGGTGAAAGAGGCGAAGCGATTCCTCCTATTATAAGATCAGTTGTGGCCATCTCCGTTCCCTGCGATCTGAAAGACAGTTCCATTGAACTGGAGAAAAGGCACAACTTCATCTACATGAAACGTTTCATCCGCTCACTGGGGCTGAAACTGGAAACCAAGGCAAAACAATATCCCAACGAAATATCGCTGGACAACTTCGGCGTTATCAAAAATTTCAAACAGTTTGATGACCGGTATACCGCTCCCATGCATGGATTCAAGGATGCAGAAGAATACTGGGCCAGGAACAGCTCCAAACAATTCCTGGAAAATATCCGTATCCCCACTTTACTGATCAATGCACTGGACGATCCTTTTTTAGGAAAAGGAAGTTTCCCCTACAAGGAAGCAGGTAACAATCCCTACTTATACCTGGAAACTCCGGAAACCGGCGGGCATGTTGGGTTTGTGACTTTTACGGGAAAACATTACTGGTCTGAGAGAAGGGCTTTTCAGTTCATTCATGATCATCCTTAG
- a CDS encoding beta-N-acetylhexosaminidase → MKRYYSLLLLCCLSGLTYAQPALIPQPRQLSLQKGSFNMHTCKEMLVLHEGFSKEASRLQSLLKEQGYALRITKPKITGPYLQILYADSLPKEGYTLQIAKEGIAITAGDEQGLFYATQTLLQLVPSNGIVQYCRIKDWPAFSWRGYMVDVGRNYQSMATLKQQIAIIARYKYNIFHFHFTEDIAWRLASRKYPELTAPESMTRHKGKFYTEADLKELIAYCRDLHITLIPEIDMPGHSAAFKRAMKTDMQTDSGMAMVKNILKEFCETYDVPYLHIGGDEVHITNKQFLPEMIAYIHALGKQTIGWDPGGNLGTKTLRQLWMYKTGTDTGRTYIDSRHLYINHFDPLESVVTLYFRMIGNQPKENASMKGGTLCLWHDRNITHEMDMFRMNPVYPDILTFGERIWTGGGSAQWTTRIGLPGSASATAFAAFEKRLLTHQQRYFSNLPFPYVKQSNITWQLYGPFENGGDLRKEFDISKMKPALEAIGGTIVLRHWWAPNIDGWIADPKENTTWYATTKIWSDADKMENFWIGFNNFSRSPATDSPPKDAWDNKKSAVWVNGKLVPPPVWKRGGEKGDGEIPLVDEGYEYRSPTPVKLQKGWNTIRVKAPVGSFTPVNWQNPVKWMFTMVKAPVN, encoded by the coding sequence ATGAAACGTTACTACTCGCTACTCTTATTGTGCTGTTTAAGCGGGCTTACTTATGCCCAGCCTGCACTCATTCCGCAACCCCGGCAGCTAAGTCTTCAAAAAGGAAGTTTTAATATGCATACCTGCAAAGAAATGCTGGTGCTGCATGAGGGCTTTTCTAAAGAAGCCTCCCGGTTACAGTCATTGTTAAAGGAACAAGGCTATGCACTCCGGATAACCAAACCTAAAATAACAGGCCCTTATTTGCAGATCTTGTACGCGGACAGTCTCCCTAAAGAAGGATACACGCTGCAGATTGCAAAAGAAGGCATCGCCATAACTGCCGGTGATGAACAGGGGCTTTTCTATGCAACGCAAACATTACTCCAGCTGGTCCCGTCAAATGGGATAGTACAGTACTGCCGGATAAAGGACTGGCCCGCTTTTTCATGGAGAGGTTATATGGTGGATGTAGGCAGGAACTATCAATCCATGGCTACATTAAAACAGCAGATCGCAATCATTGCCCGTTATAAATACAATATCTTCCATTTTCATTTTACAGAAGACATAGCCTGGCGGCTGGCCAGCAGGAAATATCCTGAGCTCACAGCACCGGAGAGCATGACGCGCCACAAAGGGAAGTTCTATACAGAAGCTGACCTGAAAGAACTCATCGCCTATTGCAGGGACCTGCACATTACACTGATCCCGGAAATAGACATGCCCGGTCACAGCGCTGCTTTCAAAAGAGCCATGAAAACGGATATGCAAACCGATTCCGGTATGGCTATGGTAAAGAATATCCTGAAAGAATTCTGCGAAACATATGATGTGCCTTACCTGCATATTGGTGGAGATGAAGTACATATTACCAATAAACAGTTCCTGCCCGAAATGATTGCGTACATACATGCATTAGGTAAGCAAACCATCGGCTGGGACCCTGGTGGAAACCTGGGAACTAAAACCCTTCGCCAGTTATGGATGTATAAAACAGGCACAGATACAGGTCGTACTTATATTGATTCAAGACATTTATACATCAACCACTTTGATCCGCTGGAAAGTGTGGTGACCCTTTATTTTCGCATGATCGGAAACCAACCGAAGGAGAATGCATCCATGAAAGGCGGCACACTTTGCCTGTGGCACGACAGGAATATAACCCATGAAATGGACATGTTCCGGATGAATCCTGTATATCCTGACATCCTTACTTTCGGTGAAAGGATATGGACAGGCGGCGGATCAGCGCAATGGACAACCAGGATCGGCCTCCCTGGTTCTGCAAGCGCCACTGCATTCGCAGCATTTGAAAAACGTTTACTCACCCATCAGCAGCGATATTTTTCAAACCTTCCTTTTCCATATGTTAAGCAGAGCAATATTACCTGGCAGCTTTACGGCCCTTTTGAAAATGGAGGAGATCTCCGGAAGGAATTCGACATTTCAAAAATGAAACCCGCACTGGAAGCCATAGGGGGAACCATCGTATTACGTCACTGGTGGGCACCAAATATAGATGGCTGGATTGCTGATCCAAAAGAGAACACAACATGGTATGCCACCACTAAAATATGGAGCGATGCAGATAAAATGGAAAATTTCTGGATAGGGTTTAATAATTTCTCCCGGTCCCCCGCTACAGATTCCCCACCCAAAGATGCCTGGGATAATAAAAAAAGCGCCGTATGGGTAAATGGGAAACTGGTTCCTCCGCCTGTATGGAAACGTGGTGGGGAAAAAGGAGACGGGGAAATCCCCTTAGTGGATGAGGGTTACGAATATCGCAGCCCCACGCCGGTGAAATTACAAAAGGGATGGAATACCATCCGTGTGAAAGCGCCTGTAGGAAGTTTTACCCCTGTTAACTGGCAGAATCCGGTGAAGTGGATGTTTACCATGGTGAAAGCACCGGTGAATTAA
- a CDS encoding sialidase family protein, with amino-acid sequence MRKYLLIITLICQATAFAQQPVFISGEDGHKSYRIPAIIGLPNGDLLAFCEGRVNGSADFGDINIVMKRSKDKGKTWTALQTIVDYHDLQAGNPAPVVDLKDPAWPKGRIFLFYNTGNKHEGEVRKGNGLREVWYKTSTDGGATWSESVNITAQTHRPSNPPYNFKEDWRTYANTPGHAIQLKSGRLYVAANHTAGAPQDRYLDGRAHGYYSDDHGKTFQLSEDVNIPGGNESMAAELPGGKLMMNIRNQHGGVRARIVAISKNGGKHWDTTYFDHQLPDPVCQGSILSLGKNMLVFCNDATTRRRDSLTLRISTDEGKTWKKSYLIDKSEPGTKGDHTAYSDLVQIGRNKVGILYEQDNYRKIIFVPIQLKK; translated from the coding sequence ATGAGAAAATATCTCTTGATCATAACATTGATCTGCCAGGCCACTGCATTTGCTCAGCAACCTGTATTTATATCCGGAGAAGATGGACATAAAAGTTACCGTATTCCCGCTATCATAGGTTTACCCAATGGAGACCTGCTGGCTTTCTGCGAAGGCCGTGTGAATGGTTCAGCTGATTTCGGGGATATTAATATTGTAATGAAACGCAGTAAAGACAAAGGAAAAACATGGACCGCCCTTCAGACTATTGTGGACTATCATGATCTCCAGGCCGGCAATCCTGCACCTGTTGTTGACCTGAAAGATCCGGCATGGCCAAAGGGAAGGATCTTTCTTTTTTACAATACCGGGAATAAACACGAAGGGGAAGTAAGAAAAGGAAACGGTTTACGCGAAGTGTGGTATAAAACTTCCACAGATGGTGGCGCCACCTGGTCCGAAAGCGTGAACATCACCGCACAAACACACCGGCCTTCTAACCCTCCTTATAATTTTAAGGAAGACTGGCGCACTTATGCCAATACCCCCGGCCATGCTATCCAGCTTAAAAGCGGCAGACTTTATGTAGCCGCCAATCATACAGCTGGCGCCCCGCAGGACCGTTACCTCGACGGCCGCGCTCATGGCTATTATTCAGATGATCATGGTAAAACTTTTCAGCTCAGCGAAGATGTGAACATACCCGGCGGCAATGAATCCATGGCCGCAGAATTGCCTGGCGGCAAACTCATGATGAACATCCGGAACCAACACGGCGGCGTGAGGGCCAGGATAGTAGCGATCAGCAAAAACGGAGGAAAGCATTGGGATACTACTTACTTTGATCATCAGCTGCCTGACCCTGTTTGCCAGGGTTCCATTCTCAGCCTGGGGAAGAACATGCTGGTGTTTTGTAATGATGCCACTACCAGGAGGAGGGATAGTCTCACCTTGCGAATCAGTACAGATGAAGGAAAAACATGGAAAAAAAGCTATCTTATAGACAAAAGTGAACCAGGTACAAAAGGAGATCATACCGCCTATTCTGATCTTGTTCAAATCGGCAGGAACAAAGTAGGTATCCTGTATGAACAGGATAATTACCGCAAGATCATCTTTGTGCCCATCCAACTAAAAAAATGA
- a CDS encoding AGE family epimerase/isomerase, producing MSYSIKDLGTLRDFYQQQLLQDTIPFWFPRSIDEEFGGYLLMRDKDGSLIDDDKAVWIQGRAAWMLSTLYNTVAPEKTWLAGAKAGIDFLRKYCFDADGQMFFHVTRDGKPIRKRRYFFSETFATIATAAYAKAIGDEEIAAFSRELFSKCITYATTPGLLPAKYTDIRPGRAIGIPMIMINTAQQVRSTIGDSRCDQWIDQWIHEIETYFVKHDIRCVMETVAPDGSIIDHIDGRTLNPGHAIEGAWFILHEAQYRGNDPHLIELGCQMLDYMWERGWDKEFGGFLYFKDVYNKPVQEYWQDMKFWWPHNEVIIATLLAYTLTGNDRYAQWHKMVHDYAYAHFHDKENGEWFGYLHRDGSLAQTAKGNLYKGPFHLPRQEWYCLQLLNAYLKNNP from the coding sequence ATGAGTTATTCTATAAAAGATCTTGGTACACTCCGGGATTTTTATCAACAACAATTATTACAGGATACCATTCCATTCTGGTTTCCGCGAAGCATCGATGAAGAGTTCGGCGGTTATTTACTGATGAGGGATAAGGACGGTTCGCTGATAGATGATGATAAAGCAGTGTGGATACAGGGAAGAGCTGCCTGGATGCTGTCTACTTTATACAATACAGTAGCCCCGGAAAAGACCTGGCTGGCGGGAGCCAAAGCCGGTATAGATTTTCTCCGGAAATATTGTTTTGATGCAGATGGGCAAATGTTCTTTCATGTAACACGTGATGGAAAACCTATCCGCAAACGCCGCTACTTTTTTTCTGAAACCTTCGCTACTATCGCCACAGCAGCATATGCCAAAGCAATCGGGGATGAAGAAATAGCGGCATTCTCCAGGGAACTGTTCAGCAAATGTATTACCTATGCCACCACTCCCGGATTATTACCCGCCAAGTATACAGACATACGGCCGGGAAGGGCCATAGGCATCCCCATGATCATGATCAATACGGCTCAACAGGTACGTAGCACAATTGGCGATAGCCGTTGTGATCAATGGATAGATCAATGGATCCATGAGATTGAAACGTACTTTGTAAAACATGATATCCGTTGTGTAATGGAAACAGTAGCACCGGACGGCAGTATTATAGATCATATAGATGGCCGCACTTTAAATCCCGGGCATGCTATTGAAGGGGCCTGGTTCATTCTGCATGAAGCGCAATACAGGGGCAACGATCCACACCTTATCGAATTAGGTTGCCAGATGCTGGATTATATGTGGGAACGTGGATGGGATAAAGAGTTTGGTGGTTTTCTATATTTTAAGGATGTGTACAATAAACCGGTACAGGAATACTGGCAGGATATGAAATTCTGGTGGCCGCATAACGAAGTGATCATTGCTACCCTGCTGGCTTACACACTTACCGGAAATGATAGATACGCACAATGGCATAAGATGGTACACGATTACGCCTATGCGCATTTCCATGATAAAGAGAACGGTGAATGGTTTGGTTATCTTCACCGGGATGGCAGCCTGGCACAAACCGCCAAAGGCAACCTCTACAAAGGGCCCTTTCATTTACCCAGGCAAGAATGGTACTGCCTGCAATTATTAAACGCTTATCTGAAAAATAATCCATGA
- a CDS encoding sodium:solute symporter family transporter, with amino-acid sequence MRSTYFIILTFLSMFSISGLRAQEQANNHITWSVPTQLPPAQGSQQQPGLAGIVAGVHQNLLLLAGGANFPDNMPWQGGHKKYYDDVYLMQKDNQWMKSSFKLPFHIAYAASVSTTSGILCIGGENETGPLKSVLLLQWDAASQTLKVKNMPELPIPLTNASAALQGNTVYVAGGETADSTLSVFFSLDLVNGTSWNKLPDLPLAVSHSVMVAQSNGEYPCIYVFGGRTKTPAGISTLHNSAYQFDLKHRQWKKLSNISAPALSAGTGIATGATYVLLIGGDKGDVFTQIETFNAKISSAASVEIKQQLQTEKIALLEKHKGFSRDIYLFNTVTNTWTKIGELPYETPVTTTAVKWGTDIYIPGGEIKPGVRSTSILKGTIDRRQFFSWTDYTILVLYLLLMVGIGVWTSRHQDSTDDYFRGGQKVPGWATGLSIFGAKLSAITFIGIPAKTYATNWTYFILLMTIIMVMPLVIRFFIPFYRRLNVTSAYEYLEKRFSYVSRFLASILFILLQLGRMGIVLLLPSIALSVVTGIPVTTCILIMGIVSIFYTVLGGVEAVIWTEVVQVIILLGGALLSLILLPMHLGTDGRSAWNSVVTNDKLKLLDFNFDLSSPTLWVVLIGGLALNLTVYGTDQTVVQRYLTTKDEKTAANSLKLGAWMVLPSTIIFFSLGTLLYLFYQNHPEKVNIALDTQDTIFPWYIVNELPDGISGLVITAIFAAAMGSLNGSVNAVSTVFVNDFYRKFFPGKSEKNYLNTARAATLLVGIFGTVIALVMAGTGIVSLWDQFNTILGLFTGGIAGLFVLGIFTKRANAFGAAAGLIASGICQFLIYRYTQVNLLLYALTGLASCAGFGYIFSLIGGHTKSITGLTVFKNH; translated from the coding sequence ATGCGATCTACTTATTTCATCATTCTCACATTCCTTTCCATGTTTTCCATATCCGGGCTTCGGGCACAGGAACAGGCAAACAATCATATCACCTGGTCTGTTCCCACCCAGCTGCCTCCTGCCCAGGGCTCTCAACAACAGCCTGGTCTTGCTGGTATTGTGGCAGGTGTCCATCAGAACCTGCTGCTGTTGGCCGGTGGTGCTAATTTTCCGGACAATATGCCATGGCAGGGCGGGCATAAAAAATACTATGATGATGTATACCTGATGCAAAAGGATAACCAATGGATGAAAAGTTCCTTCAAACTGCCATTCCATATCGCTTATGCTGCCAGCGTGTCTACCACTTCCGGCATACTATGTATTGGAGGAGAAAATGAAACAGGGCCGCTTAAAAGTGTTCTCCTGCTGCAATGGGATGCCGCATCGCAAACGCTGAAAGTGAAGAACATGCCGGAACTGCCTATTCCCCTTACTAACGCTTCTGCTGCTTTGCAGGGAAACACTGTGTATGTGGCGGGTGGAGAAACTGCCGATAGCACTTTATCGGTATTCTTTTCTTTGGACCTTGTGAACGGCACCTCCTGGAACAAATTACCTGATCTGCCCTTAGCCGTTTCTCATAGCGTTATGGTTGCACAATCTAATGGAGAATATCCCTGCATCTATGTTTTTGGGGGGAGAACAAAAACACCCGCAGGGATCAGTACACTGCATAACAGTGCTTATCAGTTCGATCTCAAACACCGGCAGTGGAAAAAACTATCCAATATATCAGCACCTGCGTTATCTGCTGGTACAGGTATTGCCACAGGCGCCACCTATGTTCTGCTGATAGGAGGTGATAAAGGAGATGTGTTTACACAGATAGAAACATTCAATGCCAAAATAAGCAGTGCTGCTTCAGTTGAAATAAAACAGCAATTACAAACAGAAAAAATTGCCCTGCTGGAAAAACATAAGGGTTTCAGCAGAGACATATACCTCTTTAACACCGTTACCAACACCTGGACAAAGATCGGCGAACTGCCTTACGAAACACCGGTTACCACTACGGCCGTGAAATGGGGAACAGATATTTACATTCCCGGCGGAGAGATCAAACCTGGCGTACGCAGTACCAGTATCCTCAAAGGAACTATCGACCGCAGGCAGTTCTTTTCCTGGACGGATTATACCATCCTTGTATTATACCTGCTGTTAATGGTAGGGATCGGTGTCTGGACCTCCCGCCACCAGGATTCAACTGATGATTACTTCCGTGGCGGACAAAAGGTTCCCGGCTGGGCTACCGGCCTCAGTATTTTTGGAGCCAAGCTCAGCGCCATCACCTTCATTGGCATCCCTGCAAAAACATACGCCACTAACTGGACGTATTTTATTCTCCTGATGACCATCATCATGGTAATGCCGTTGGTGATCCGTTTCTTCATTCCATTCTACCGCAGGCTGAATGTAACATCTGCTTATGAATACCTTGAAAAACGTTTCAGCTATGTTTCCCGGTTCCTCGCATCTATCCTCTTCATTTTATTACAACTGGGCAGGATGGGAATAGTATTGTTACTGCCCAGCATCGCGTTATCTGTTGTTACCGGCATTCCTGTTACCACCTGTATCCTCATCATGGGCATTGTCAGCATCTTTTATACTGTACTGGGTGGCGTGGAAGCTGTGATCTGGACGGAAGTGGTACAAGTAATAATACTGCTGGGCGGCGCTTTGCTTTCTTTGATCCTGTTGCCGATGCACCTGGGAACAGATGGAAGGTCTGCATGGAACAGTGTTGTTACCAACGATAAATTAAAACTGCTGGACTTTAACTTCGACCTGTCTTCCCCTACCTTATGGGTAGTACTGATCGGTGGGCTGGCATTGAACCTCACAGTTTACGGAACAGATCAAACTGTTGTGCAACGTTACCTTACTACAAAAGATGAGAAAACAGCCGCCAACAGCCTGAAACTTGGTGCCTGGATGGTGCTGCCTTCTACCATTATCTTCTTTTCACTGGGTACGCTGTTATATCTCTTCTATCAGAACCACCCGGAGAAAGTGAACATTGCACTGGATACTCAGGATACGATCTTCCCCTGGTACATTGTAAATGAACTGCCGGATGGTATTTCCGGGTTAGTGATCACTGCTATTTTTGCTGCTGCCATGGGAAGCCTCAATGGAAGTGTGAATGCAGTTTCCACTGTATTTGTGAACGACTTCTACCGCAAGTTCTTTCCCGGGAAAAGCGAAAAGAACTACCTCAATACTGCCCGGGCAGCTACTTTGCTGGTAGGGATCTTCGGAACTGTAATAGCCCTGGTGATGGCAGGAACAGGCATTGTTTCCCTCTGGGACCAATTCAATACCATCCTTGGTTTATTTACCGGAGGTATCGCAGGACTATTTGTGCTGGGCATTTTCACCAAACGTGCCAATGCCTTTGGTGCAGCTGCCGGATTAATAGCCAGCGGGATCTGCCAATTCCTCATTTACAGGTATACCCAGGTCAACCTATTGCTTTATGCATTAACAGGCCTTGCAAGCTGTGCGGGATTCGGTTACATTTTCAGCCTGATAGGTGGCCATACAAAATCCATCACTGGTTTAACAGTGTTTAAAAATCATTAA